In Mycolicibacterium alvei, a single window of DNA contains:
- a CDS encoding NADP-dependent isocitrate dehydrogenase: MTAQQPTIIYTLTDEAPLLATYSFLPIVRAFAEPAGIDIQTSDISVAARILAEFGDYLTDEQKVPDNLGELGRLTQLPDTNIIKLPNISASVPQLLAAIKELQEKGYALPDFPGDAKTDEDKAIRDRYSKILGSAVNPVLREGNSDRRAPKAVKEYARKHPHSMGKWSQASRTHVATMKTGDFYHGEESLTLDKARNVRMELQTAGGETIVLKPEVKLDEGDVIDSMYMSKKALIEFYEEQIEDAYKTGVMFSLHVKATMMKVSHPIVFGHAVKVFYKDAFAKHEKLFDELGVNVNNGLSDLYSKIETLPASQREEIIEDLHRCHEHRPELAMVDSAKGISNFHSPSDVIVDASMPAMIRLGGKMYGADGRTKDTKAVNPESTFSRMYQEVINFCKTHGQFDPTTMGTVPNVGLMAQKAEEYGSHDKTFEIPQAGTTKIVDIDTGEVLLSQEVEEGDIWRMPIVKDAPIRDWVKLAVNRARLSGMPAVFWLDDERPHENELRKKVKAYLKEEDTEGLEITILPQVWAMRYTLERLIRGQDTISVTGNILRDYLTDLFPILELGTSAKMLSIVPLMAGGGLYETGAGGSAPKHVHQLVEENHLRWDSLGEFLALGASLEDLGNKLGNDKAKVLATALDTATGELLNENKSPSRKTGELDNRGSQFYLALYWAQALAEQTEDKELAAHFAPLAKALGEQEQTIVAELNAAQGKPADIGGYYYPDAEKTAAVMRPSKTLNDVLTASEKA, encoded by the coding sequence ATGACTGCCCAGCAGCCGACCATCATCTACACGCTGACCGACGAGGCGCCGCTGCTTGCGACGTACTCCTTCCTGCCGATTGTCCGCGCCTTTGCCGAACCGGCCGGTATCGATATCCAGACCAGTGATATCTCGGTGGCGGCCCGCATCCTGGCCGAGTTCGGTGATTACCTGACCGACGAGCAGAAGGTCCCCGACAACCTCGGCGAGCTGGGTCGACTCACCCAACTGCCCGACACCAACATCATCAAGCTGCCCAACATCAGCGCCTCGGTCCCGCAGCTGCTGGCCGCGATCAAGGAGCTGCAGGAGAAGGGCTACGCGCTCCCGGACTTCCCCGGTGATGCCAAGACCGACGAAGACAAGGCGATCCGCGACCGTTATTCGAAGATCCTCGGCAGCGCGGTGAATCCTGTTCTGCGCGAGGGTAACTCGGATCGTCGCGCTCCTAAGGCGGTCAAGGAATACGCGCGCAAGCACCCGCACAGCATGGGCAAGTGGTCGCAGGCCTCGCGTACCCACGTGGCCACCATGAAGACCGGCGACTTCTACCACGGTGAAGAGTCGCTGACGCTCGACAAAGCCCGCAACGTGCGCATGGAGCTGCAGACCGCCGGGGGCGAGACCATCGTCTTGAAGCCCGAGGTGAAGCTCGATGAGGGCGACGTCATCGACAGCATGTACATGAGCAAGAAGGCGCTCATCGAGTTCTACGAGGAGCAGATCGAGGACGCCTACAAGACCGGCGTGATGTTCTCGCTGCACGTCAAGGCGACCATGATGAAGGTCAGCCACCCGATCGTGTTCGGCCACGCCGTCAAGGTGTTCTACAAGGACGCATTCGCCAAGCACGAGAAGCTGTTCGACGAGCTCGGCGTCAACGTCAACAACGGCCTGTCCGATCTGTACTCCAAGATCGAGACGCTGCCCGCGTCGCAGCGCGAGGAGATCATCGAGGATCTGCACCGCTGCCACGAGCACCGCCCCGAGTTGGCCATGGTCGACTCGGCCAAGGGCATCTCGAACTTCCACTCGCCGTCCGACGTGATCGTCGACGCGTCGATGCCGGCGATGATCCGGCTCGGCGGCAAGATGTACGGCGCCGACGGCCGCACCAAGGACACCAAGGCGGTCAACCCGGAGTCGACCTTCTCCCGGATGTACCAGGAAGTGATCAACTTCTGTAAGACCCACGGTCAGTTCGATCCGACCACCATGGGCACGGTCCCCAACGTCGGCCTGATGGCGCAGAAGGCCGAGGAGTACGGCAGCCACGACAAGACCTTCGAGATCCCGCAGGCCGGGACGACCAAGATCGTCGACATCGACACCGGTGAGGTGCTGCTGAGCCAGGAGGTCGAAGAAGGCGACATCTGGCGCATGCCGATCGTCAAGGACGCCCCGATCCGGGACTGGGTCAAGCTGGCCGTCAACCGGGCCAGGCTGTCCGGAATGCCTGCCGTGTTCTGGCTCGACGACGAGCGCCCCCACGAGAACGAGCTGCGCAAGAAGGTCAAGGCCTACCTCAAGGAGGAGGACACCGAGGGGCTGGAGATCACGATCCTGCCGCAGGTGTGGGCCATGCGCTACACCCTGGAGCGCCTGATCCGCGGCCAGGACACCATCTCGGTGACCGGCAACATCCTGCGCGACTACCTGACCGACCTGTTCCCGATCCTGGAGCTGGGCACCAGCGCCAAGATGCTCTCCATCGTGCCGCTGATGGCCGGTGGTGGCCTGTACGAGACCGGTGCCGGTGGTTCGGCGCCCAAGCACGTGCATCAGCTGGTGGAAGAGAACCACCTGCGCTGGGATTCGCTCGGTGAGTTCCTCGCACTCGGCGCCAGCCTGGAGGATCTGGGCAACAAGTTGGGCAATGACAAGGCCAAGGTGCTGGCTACTGCGCTGGACACCGCGACCGGAGAGTTGCTGAACGAGAACAAGTCTCCGTCCCGCAAGACCGGAGAGCTCGACAACCGTGGCAGCCAATTCTACCTCGCGCTGTACTGGGCCCAGGCGCTGGCCGAGCAGACCGAGGACAAGGAGCTGGCCGCGCACTTCGCGCCGCTGGCCAAGGCGCTCGGTGAGCAGGAGCAGACCATCGTCGCCGAACTCAATGCGGCCCAGGGTAAGCCGGCCGATATCGGTGGCTACTACTACCCGGACGCCGAGAAGACCGCCGCCGTGATGCGTCCGAGCAAGACGCTCAACGACGTGCTGACGGCTTCCGAGAAGGCCTAG
- a CDS encoding TetR/AcrR family transcriptional regulator, with protein MEPGLRERKKLDTRRALSDAALTLAFERGLENVTREDIANLAGVSLRTFTNYFAGKYDALAYRQQERLRRSIDLLRSRPADEPLWTAIAESVTSPVDADMSDVYGAENVLPTRRQLAEVRKLLMIPEIRDATFRGMSDEWVTAIAERTGTDPERDMYPRLVAAVVRAVGDVAMDEYGIADPPVPFTSLLRKGFAAVAAGLPEPGGKK; from the coding sequence ATGGAGCCGGGACTGCGGGAGCGTAAGAAGCTCGATACACGACGGGCGCTGAGCGATGCGGCGTTGACGTTGGCGTTCGAGCGCGGACTGGAGAACGTCACCCGCGAGGACATCGCCAATCTGGCCGGGGTCTCGCTGCGCACCTTCACCAACTACTTCGCCGGCAAGTACGACGCGCTGGCATACCGGCAGCAGGAGCGCTTGCGTCGCAGCATCGACCTGCTGAGGTCTCGCCCGGCAGACGAACCGCTGTGGACCGCGATCGCCGAGTCCGTGACCAGTCCGGTGGACGCCGATATGTCCGATGTCTACGGTGCGGAGAACGTGCTGCCGACCCGCCGGCAGCTGGCCGAGGTCCGAAAACTGCTGATGATCCCGGAGATACGCGATGCGACCTTCCGAGGGATGTCCGACGAGTGGGTGACGGCGATCGCCGAACGGACCGGCACCGACCCGGAACGCGATATGTATCCGCGGCTGGTGGCCGCCGTGGTGCGTGCGGTCGGCGATGTCGCGATGGACGAATACGGGATCGCCGATCCACCAGTGCCTTTCACGTCACTGCTGCGTAAAGGGTTCGCGGCGGTGGCCGCGGGCCTGCCTGAGCCAGGAGGGAAGAAATGA
- a CDS encoding bifunctional o-acetylhomoserine/o-acetylserine sulfhydrylase encodes MTTPENANWSFETKQVHAGQTPDSATNARALPIYQTTSYTFRDTDHAAALFGLAEPGNIYTRIMNPTTDVVEQRVAALEGGVAALFLSSGQAASTFAILNLAGAGDHIVSSPRLYGGTYNLFQHTLPKLGVEVSFVDNPDDPDSWRAAVRPNTKAFFAETISNPQIDILDIPNVSAVAHDNGVPLIVDNTIATPYLIQPIALGADIVVHSATKYLGGHGSAIAGVIVDGGNFDWTASGRFPGFTNPDPSYHGVVFAELGAPAYALKARVQLLRDLGSALSPFNAFLIAQGLETLSLRVERHVANAQKVAEYLAGQSGVTSVNYAGLPSSPWYELGRKLAPKGTGAVLAFELAGGVDAGKAFVNALTLHSHVANIGDVRSLVIHPASTTHAQLSPEEQLSSGVTPGLVRLAVGIEGIDDILADLEQGFAAARPFSGVAQTAATL; translated from the coding sequence ATGACAACCCCAGAGAACGCCAACTGGTCTTTCGAGACCAAGCAGGTCCACGCCGGCCAGACCCCGGACAGCGCCACCAACGCCCGTGCCCTGCCGATCTACCAGACCACGTCCTACACGTTCCGCGACACCGACCACGCCGCCGCTCTGTTCGGCCTGGCCGAGCCGGGCAACATCTACACCCGGATCATGAACCCCACCACCGACGTCGTCGAGCAGCGGGTCGCCGCGCTCGAAGGCGGGGTCGCGGCGCTGTTCCTGTCCTCCGGCCAGGCCGCGTCGACATTCGCGATCCTCAACCTTGCCGGCGCCGGCGACCACATCGTGTCCAGCCCGCGCCTCTACGGCGGCACGTACAACCTGTTCCAGCACACCCTGCCCAAGCTCGGTGTCGAGGTCAGCTTCGTCGACAACCCCGACGACCCGGACAGCTGGCGCGCCGCCGTGCGGCCCAACACCAAGGCGTTCTTCGCCGAGACGATCTCCAACCCGCAGATCGACATCCTCGACATCCCGAACGTGTCCGCGGTGGCGCACGACAACGGTGTCCCGCTGATCGTCGACAACACCATCGCCACGCCGTACCTGATCCAGCCGATCGCGCTCGGCGCCGACATCGTGGTGCACTCGGCGACCAAGTACCTGGGCGGGCACGGCTCGGCGATCGCCGGGGTGATCGTCGACGGCGGCAACTTCGACTGGACGGCCAGCGGGCGCTTCCCCGGCTTCACCAACCCGGACCCCAGCTACCACGGTGTGGTGTTCGCCGAGCTCGGCGCGCCGGCCTACGCACTGAAGGCCCGGGTGCAGCTCCTGCGCGACTTGGGCAGCGCCCTGTCACCCTTCAACGCCTTTTTGATCGCGCAGGGATTGGAAACGCTGTCGCTGCGTGTTGAACGCCATGTGGCCAATGCACAGAAGGTCGCCGAGTATCTGGCCGGGCAGTCCGGCGTGACATCGGTGAACTACGCCGGACTCCCCTCCTCGCCCTGGTACGAGCTGGGCCGGAAGCTCGCCCCGAAGGGCACCGGCGCGGTGCTCGCGTTCGAGTTGGCCGGCGGTGTGGACGCGGGCAAGGCGTTCGTCAACGCGCTGACGCTGCACAGCCACGTCGCCAACATCGGTGACGTGCGTTCGCTCGTGATCCATCCCGCCTCGACCACCCACGCGCAACTCTCCCCCGAGGAGCAGCTGTCCAGCGGCGTCACACCCGGTCTGGTTCGCCTGGCCGTCGGTATCGAGGGCATCGACGACATCCTCGCCGACCTGGAGCAGGGATTCGCCGCCGCCCGTCCGTTCAGCGGCGTCGCGCAGACCGCGGCGACGCTGTAG
- a CDS encoding alpha/beta fold hydrolase yields MAERAPIHLGSGEPILLLHPFLLSQSVWKYVAPQLAQTGRYEVFAPTMAGHHGGAHAPMLLDVATLADDIERRLDDLGWGTAHIVGNSLGGWVAFELERRGRARTLTGIAPAGGWSRFTPVKYEIIAKFMAALPVVLATAALRQQVLKLPLSEQISYLAVSATPEALNDSDRHDLIEDLAHCPAYFKLMLKALTTAGLMEIRNSRTPTQLVICEKDRVLPAPRFTRHFTASLAPDAVVTTLKGVGHVPMFEAPDTITRVITEFVDRHVGQTRATG; encoded by the coding sequence ATGGCTGAACGTGCACCCATCCATCTCGGCTCGGGCGAGCCCATCCTGCTGCTGCACCCGTTCCTGCTGTCGCAGAGCGTGTGGAAGTACGTCGCACCCCAACTCGCGCAGACCGGGCGCTACGAGGTGTTCGCGCCCACCATGGCCGGCCACCACGGCGGCGCACATGCACCGATGCTCCTCGACGTCGCGACCCTGGCCGACGACATCGAACGCCGACTCGACGACCTCGGCTGGGGCACCGCCCACATCGTCGGGAACTCGCTGGGCGGCTGGGTGGCGTTCGAGCTGGAACGTCGCGGCCGCGCCCGTACCCTGACCGGCATCGCCCCCGCGGGCGGCTGGTCTCGGTTCACCCCGGTCAAGTACGAGATCATCGCCAAGTTCATGGCCGCACTGCCGGTCGTGCTGGCCACCGCGGCACTGCGCCAGCAGGTGCTGAAACTGCCACTGTCCGAACAGATCTCCTATCTGGCCGTAAGCGCAACTCCCGAAGCGCTCAATGACAGCGACCGACACGACCTGATCGAGGACCTGGCACACTGCCCGGCGTACTTCAAGCTCATGCTCAAGGCGCTGACCACCGCGGGCCTGATGGAGATCCGGAATTCCCGCACCCCCACGCAGCTGGTGATCTGCGAGAAGGACCGCGTGCTACCGGCACCCCGGTTCACCCGGCACTTCACCGCCAGCCTGGCGCCGGACGCCGTCGTCACCACCCTGAAGGGGGTCGGACACGTCCCGATGTTCGAGGCACCCGACACCATCACCCGGGTGATCACCGAGTTCGTCGACCGGCATGTCGGTCAAACGCGCGCGACGGGGTGA
- a CDS encoding FAD-dependent monooxygenase, whose translation MKDQVDVVICGAGPNGLLVAGELALAGVRPVVLEQLPEPSPELKANGIVGQANRVLDLRGLYRTLSGSGEAPQPMGGYIFAGMQVPFADVVENPMYGMVIQQPKVVRQLVDWVQGLGVEIRWGHELVDLQQQSDGITVDVAASTGSYRLSTTYLVGADGGRSPVRKKADIEFPGLTSEVIARVAHISLPEELRSGYGALNIPGVGHIPFGHNRFDGGVLIYAEFQQGRSMLGTIEYGSILPDDAPDLTIDELRESVRRVVGADLPIAPPDGPGPHALRRINGQNTRQAAQYRAGNVFLVGDAAHVHSAMGGPGLNLGLQDAMNLGWKLAATVQGRAPDGLLDSYHSERWPAGQRVMMQAMAQAALMAAGPEVTALRTLFGELLATPDGSAHIAGVLAGSDVRYDVDDEHRLSGFFVPDFVLDDGRRIAELLQSGRPLLLDLSGGDYADVIEGWRDRLEVAVATAEDRPAAFLLIRPDGYVAWAADDVAESDRDRLRGALQRWVGPESELDALSA comes from the coding sequence ATGAAAGATCAGGTAGACGTCGTCATCTGCGGCGCCGGTCCCAACGGCCTGCTGGTGGCGGGGGAGCTGGCGCTGGCCGGGGTGCGGCCGGTGGTGCTCGAGCAGCTGCCCGAGCCGAGCCCCGAACTCAAGGCGAATGGCATTGTCGGGCAGGCAAATCGCGTGCTCGATCTGCGGGGTCTGTATCGGACGCTCAGTGGATCGGGCGAGGCTCCGCAGCCTATGGGCGGCTACATATTCGCCGGCATGCAGGTGCCGTTCGCCGATGTTGTCGAGAACCCCATGTACGGCATGGTGATTCAACAGCCCAAGGTGGTGCGCCAACTGGTGGACTGGGTGCAGGGCCTTGGGGTCGAGATCCGTTGGGGGCACGAGCTCGTCGATCTCCAGCAGCAATCCGATGGCATCACCGTGGATGTCGCGGCATCCACGGGGAGCTACCGACTGTCGACCACCTACCTTGTCGGCGCCGACGGGGGCCGTAGTCCGGTCAGGAAGAAGGCCGACATCGAGTTTCCCGGGCTGACCTCCGAGGTGATCGCACGGGTGGCCCACATCAGCCTGCCGGAGGAGTTGCGTTCCGGCTACGGCGCGTTGAACATTCCCGGTGTCGGACATATCCCTTTCGGGCACAATCGGTTCGACGGCGGTGTACTGATCTATGCGGAATTCCAGCAGGGACGGTCGATGCTCGGGACCATCGAATACGGATCCATCCTGCCCGACGACGCGCCGGACCTGACGATCGACGAGTTGCGTGAGAGCGTGAGGCGAGTGGTCGGCGCTGACCTGCCGATCGCGCCCCCGGACGGGCCGGGACCACATGCCCTGCGCCGGATCAACGGACAGAACACCCGTCAGGCAGCGCAGTACCGGGCCGGTAACGTCTTCCTGGTGGGCGACGCCGCACATGTCCACTCGGCCATGGGTGGCCCCGGTCTGAACCTGGGACTGCAGGACGCCATGAACCTGGGATGGAAACTGGCCGCCACGGTGCAGGGTCGGGCACCCGACGGTCTGTTGGACAGCTACCACAGCGAGCGTTGGCCGGCGGGGCAGCGGGTGATGATGCAGGCGATGGCCCAGGCTGCCCTGATGGCTGCCGGTCCCGAAGTCACCGCACTGCGAACGCTTTTCGGTGAACTCCTGGCGACGCCGGACGGCTCGGCGCACATCGCCGGGGTGCTGGCCGGCTCGGATGTCCGTTACGACGTCGATGACGAGCATCGGCTGTCCGGATTCTTCGTCCCCGATTTCGTCCTGGATGACGGTCGCCGGATTGCCGAGTTGCTGCAGTCGGGGAGGCCGTTGTTGCTCGACCTGTCCGGCGGCGACTACGCCGACGTGATCGAAGGCTGGCGCGACCGGCTGGAGGTGGCGGTGGCGACCGCAGAAGACCGGCCCGCCGCGTTCCTGCTGATCCGGCCCGACGGCTATGTCGCCTGGGCGGCAGACGATGTCGCCGAGTCCGACCGAGACCGACTACGTGGTGCGCTGCAGCGTTGGGTTGGGCCGGAATCGGAACTGGATGCGCTCAGCGCCTGA
- a CDS encoding TIGR03086 family metal-binding protein produces MHTIEKDIRPLHRLAVLRSVEAVDAVRPSDLDRPTPCTEWTLADLLAHMTVQHHGFAAAARGHGAEEAIWKAETVTDAVRADPAGAYAAAAHDVLDAFAADGIAEATFMLPEFGPDATFPGAIAIGFHLVDYAVHGWDVAATLGSAYELPVDVVTAALPLVMAIPDGDFRDSSASPFDRAVNASAATDFEKILAHLGRRPDWRQP; encoded by the coding sequence ATGCATACTATTGAGAAGGATATACGCCCCCTGCACCGCCTCGCCGTTCTGCGCTCCGTCGAAGCCGTCGACGCGGTCCGCCCCTCCGACCTGGACCGCCCCACTCCGTGCACGGAGTGGACGCTGGCCGATCTCCTGGCGCACATGACGGTGCAGCATCATGGGTTCGCCGCCGCCGCACGCGGACACGGTGCCGAGGAAGCGATATGGAAGGCCGAGACCGTGACCGACGCGGTGCGCGCCGACCCGGCCGGCGCCTACGCCGCGGCCGCCCACGATGTGCTCGACGCGTTCGCCGCCGACGGAATTGCCGAGGCGACGTTCATGCTGCCCGAGTTCGGGCCGGATGCGACCTTCCCGGGCGCCATCGCGATCGGGTTCCACCTCGTGGATTACGCCGTGCACGGATGGGATGTCGCCGCCACCCTGGGCTCTGCCTACGAGCTGCCGGTCGACGTGGTCACCGCCGCCCTGCCGCTGGTCATGGCGATCCCGGACGGGGATTTTCGGGACAGTTCGGCCTCACCGTTCGACCGGGCCGTCAATGCCTCGGCGGCAACGGATTTCGAGAAGATTCTGGCCCACCTGGGCCGCCGGCCGGACTGGCGTCAGCCGTAA
- a CDS encoding exodeoxyribonuclease III, with translation MASPGPLTVSTINVNGIRAAVKQRSTENLGLLPWLKETDAEVVCLQETRADDEQLNDALAPALADGWNLASAEPHVKGRNGVAVLSRYPVEAARLLVSDEFEAHGRYLEVDTAGVTVASIYVPTGEAETDRQLEKERFMATVAARMAELHGADAVLCGDWNIAHTENDIKNWKGNLKKAGFLPSERAWLTELLGTGWVDVVRVLHPDVAGPYSWWSWRGKAFDNDAGWRIDYHLASPSLAVRAKSARVDRADLYALRWSDHSPVTVSYG, from the coding sequence GTGGCATCTCCGGGACCTCTGACCGTCAGCACCATCAACGTCAACGGTATTCGTGCCGCGGTCAAACAGCGGTCCACCGAGAACCTGGGCCTGCTTCCCTGGCTCAAGGAAACCGACGCCGAGGTGGTGTGCCTGCAGGAGACCCGGGCCGATGACGAGCAGCTCAACGATGCCCTGGCGCCGGCCCTGGCCGACGGCTGGAACCTGGCTTCGGCCGAACCGCATGTCAAGGGCCGCAACGGGGTTGCGGTGCTGTCCCGGTATCCCGTCGAGGCGGCGCGGCTACTGGTGTCCGACGAGTTCGAGGCCCATGGGCGTTACCTCGAGGTCGATACCGCCGGGGTGACCGTGGCCAGCATCTATGTCCCGACGGGCGAGGCCGAGACGGATCGGCAGCTGGAGAAGGAACGGTTCATGGCCACCGTCGCGGCCCGGATGGCCGAGCTGCACGGTGCCGACGCGGTGCTGTGCGGGGACTGGAACATCGCGCACACCGAGAACGACATCAAGAACTGGAAAGGCAACCTCAAGAAGGCCGGCTTCCTGCCGAGTGAACGCGCCTGGCTCACCGAACTTCTGGGCACCGGCTGGGTGGACGTGGTGCGGGTGCTGCATCCCGACGTGGCCGGCCCCTACAGCTGGTGGTCATGGCGCGGCAAGGCCTTCGACAACGACGCCGGTTGGCGCATCGACTATCACCTGGCTTCCCCGTCACTGGCCGTGCGGGCGAAATCGGCGCGGGTGGACCGGGCCGACCTCTACGCCCTGCGGTGGTCGGATCACTCACCGGTGACGGTCAGTTACGGCTGA
- the metX gene encoding homoserine O-acetyltransferase MetX yields the protein MTITEEPAVSTLPLPAEGETSVVHIGALTLESGIVLPDVSIAVQRWGELSPARDNVVMVLHALTGDSHVTGPAGDGHPTPGWWDGVAGPGAPIDTDQWCAISTNVLGGCRGSTGPGSLAPDGKPWGSRFPQITIRDQVEADRAALAALGITEVAVVVGGSMGGARALEWMVGHPDEVRAGLVLAVGARATADQIGTQSTQVAAIKADPDWQGGDYHDTGRAPLSGMEIARRFAHLTYRGEEELDERFGNEAQGDENPATGGRYGVQSYLEYQGGKLARRFDPGTYVILSDALSTHDVGRDRGGVASALRRCPVPVIVGGITSDRLYPIRLQQELAELLPGCNGLDVVDSEYGHDGFLVETEVVGKLIRRTLELAQR from the coding sequence ATGACGATCACCGAAGAACCCGCCGTGTCCACCCTCCCGTTGCCCGCCGAAGGCGAGACCAGCGTGGTGCACATCGGTGCCCTGACGCTGGAGAGCGGCATCGTCCTGCCGGACGTGTCGATCGCCGTGCAGCGATGGGGCGAGCTGTCCCCGGCACGCGACAACGTGGTGATGGTGCTGCACGCGCTGACCGGCGACTCGCACGTCACGGGACCGGCCGGCGACGGCCACCCGACCCCAGGCTGGTGGGACGGGGTTGCCGGACCGGGCGCCCCGATCGACACCGACCAGTGGTGCGCGATCTCGACCAATGTGCTCGGCGGTTGCCGCGGCTCCACCGGGCCCGGCTCGTTGGCCCCTGACGGAAAGCCCTGGGGCTCAAGGTTTCCCCAGATCACGATCCGTGACCAGGTCGAGGCCGACCGGGCCGCACTGGCCGCCTTGGGCATCACCGAGGTGGCCGTGGTGGTCGGCGGTTCGATGGGCGGAGCCCGGGCGCTCGAATGGATGGTCGGACACCCCGACGAGGTGCGAGCCGGTCTCGTCCTGGCCGTCGGGGCCCGCGCCACCGCCGACCAGATCGGCACCCAGAGCACGCAGGTGGCAGCGATCAAGGCGGATCCGGACTGGCAGGGCGGTGACTACCACGACACCGGTCGGGCGCCGCTGTCCGGGATGGAGATCGCCCGGCGCTTCGCGCACCTGACCTACCGCGGCGAAGAGGAACTCGACGAGCGCTTCGGCAACGAAGCCCAGGGCGACGAGAACCCGGCCACCGGTGGGCGCTACGGGGTACAGAGCTATCTCGAGTACCAGGGCGGCAAGTTGGCCCGCCGCTTCGACCCGGGTACCTATGTGATCCTCTCGGATGCGCTGTCCACCCACGATGTGGGCCGAGATCGCGGCGGCGTCGCCAGTGCGCTGCGCCGGTGCCCGGTGCCGGTCATCGTCGGCGGGATCACCTCCGACCGGCTCTACCCCATTCGACTCCAGCAGGAACTGGCCGAGTTGCTGCCCGGCTGCAACGGCCTCGACGTCGTCGACTCGGAGTACGGTCACGACGGCTTCCTGGTCGAGACGGAAGTGGTGGGCAAATTGATCCGCCGCACCCTGGAGCTGGCACAGCGGTGA
- a CDS encoding class I SAM-dependent methyltransferase, with translation MSSPEARSLSFGSEAAAYERGRPSYPPEAIDWLLPADARDVLDLGAGTGKLTTRLVERGLDVIAVDPIPEMLELLSNSLPDTPALLGTAEEIPLADNSVDAVLVAQAWHWFDPERAVKEVSRVLRPGGRLGLVWNTRDERSGWVKDLGRIIGPEHDPNNEVALAEPFGEIERRQVEWTSYLTPQALIDLVASRSYCITSPERVRTRTLVQVRELLATHPALAHSSGLALPYVTVGIRATLT, from the coding sequence GTGAGCTCACCCGAGGCGCGTTCCCTGTCCTTCGGCTCAGAGGCCGCGGCATACGAACGCGGCCGGCCGTCGTATCCGCCGGAGGCGATCGACTGGTTGCTGCCCGCGGACGCACGCGATGTGCTGGACCTGGGCGCAGGTACCGGCAAGCTGACAACCCGGCTCGTCGAGCGCGGACTGGACGTCATCGCCGTCGACCCCATCCCGGAAATGCTTGAGCTGCTGTCGAACTCGTTGCCGGACACCCCGGCATTGCTGGGCACGGCCGAGGAGATCCCGCTGGCCGACAACAGCGTCGACGCCGTGCTGGTGGCCCAGGCCTGGCACTGGTTCGACCCCGAGCGGGCCGTGAAAGAGGTCAGCCGGGTGCTGCGCCCCGGCGGCCGGTTGGGCCTGGTGTGGAACACGCGCGACGAGCGGTCGGGCTGGGTCAAGGATCTGGGCCGCATCATCGGGCCCGAGCACGATCCGAACAACGAGGTGGCGCTGGCCGAGCCATTCGGGGAAATCGAACGCCGCCAGGTGGAGTGGACGAGTTACCTGACGCCCCAGGCCCTCATCGATCTGGTGGCCTCACGCAGCTACTGCATCACCTCACCGGAGCGGGTGCGCACCCGGACGCTGGTGCAGGTGCGTGAACTGCTGGCCACCCACCCGGCGCTGGCCCATTCATCGGGCCTGGCGCTGCCCTACGTCACGGTCGGTATCCGAGCGACCCTGACCTAG